From Rubripirellula reticaptiva, the proteins below share one genomic window:
- a CDS encoding alpha/beta hydrolase produces the protein MQTVVCVLLGLIVSVSASAQTNEDAKKTSPPKTQSPKTPAAYDESVPKPTLTEIKYGDHNRNVIDFWKAESDTPTPLVFVIHGGGWTGGSKEIVHRFVNVSSLLEAGISVAAINYRYVRQAGDMMPPVKAPLHDAARALQFVRTKASEWNIDMDRIGAAGGSAGACSSLWLAFHDDLADSKSDDPVARQSSRLWCAAVVGAQTTLDPKQMKQLTPNSKYGGHAFGKKNFAEFLTDRESILPWIEEYSPYALVSQDDPGVYLWYSSPPSLGKNQKDPTHTSNFGVKLQQHCIEMGIDCELIYPNAPNVEHATSTDYLIATLKSNK, from the coding sequence ATGCAAACCGTCGTCTGTGTCCTGCTCGGTCTGATCGTCTCTGTATCTGCGTCCGCTCAAACGAACGAAGACGCAAAGAAGACCTCGCCGCCGAAGACGCAATCGCCTAAGACCCCCGCAGCGTATGACGAATCAGTTCCTAAACCAACGTTGACCGAAATCAAGTACGGCGATCACAACCGCAATGTGATTGACTTTTGGAAGGCTGAATCGGACACGCCAACGCCTCTGGTGTTTGTGATTCACGGCGGCGGTTGGACAGGCGGCAGCAAAGAAATTGTTCATCGTTTCGTGAATGTTTCCTCACTACTCGAAGCCGGCATTTCCGTCGCGGCAATCAACTACCGATACGTTCGACAGGCGGGCGATATGATGCCCCCAGTAAAAGCCCCGCTGCACGATGCCGCTAGAGCACTGCAATTTGTCCGTACAAAAGCATCCGAATGGAACATCGACATGGACCGCATTGGTGCCGCTGGTGGTTCGGCGGGTGCGTGCTCCAGCCTGTGGTTGGCTTTTCACGATGACTTGGCTGATTCCAAAAGCGATGACCCGGTCGCCCGACAATCAAGTCGACTGTGGTGCGCGGCGGTGGTTGGTGCACAAACGACTCTCGATCCAAAACAGATGAAGCAATTGACGCCCAACAGTAAATACGGAGGGCATGCATTCGGCAAAAAGAACTTTGCCGAATTCCTAACCGACCGCGAAAGCATTTTACCCTGGATCGAAGAGTACTCACCATACGCGCTGGTTAGCCAAGATGATCCAGGCGTCTATTTGTGGTACAGCAGCCCTCCATCACTTGGCAAGAATCAGAAGGACCCAACGCACACATCCAACTTTGGAGTAAAGCTACAGCAACATTGCATCGAAATGGGCATCGATTGCGAACTTATTTACCCCAATGCGCCAAACGTCGAGCACGCCACGTCAACCGATTATCTGATCGCGACACTTAAGAGCAACAAGTAG
- a CDS encoding glycoside hydrolase family 2 TIM barrel-domain containing protein, with product MTKLRVFPFAVLALIGTVCLANDWENPSVFRVNKMKSHAVKMPFPTRGSAIATQRLESPWCQLLNGDWKFNWVNHPDKRPMGFFEQDFNDADWDSIKVPSNVELLGYGTPIYTNMTYPFQKSPPRLMDTPPEDFTTFTERNPVSSYRRTFDLPASWEGRQTHLTFNGVESAFYLWVNGQKVGYSQDSRTPAEFDITKFVQPGKNLIAVEVYRYSDGSYLEDQDFWRLSGIFRDVYLTSLAAIDLADLTVVASLADDYKTGTLDVNALIANYSKKASELKVVVEILEGGKGNPDATSLFTKSIDVSATTGTSNASLSLKSLPFEVKPWSAEDPQLYTLLVTCQEFAGKPISHYAQNIGFKRSEIKEGQLQINGQAILVKGVNRHDHDPDTGHYVPEEMMRRDITLMKQMNINTVRTSHYPNDPRFYELCDEIGLYVICEANIESHGMHYGKESLAKDPTWQAAHLDRVKNMVGAFKNHASIIVWSMGNEAGDGVNFQACSKWLHEDAAVKYPVHYEQGKEASHVDMFTPMYATMQRCREYCREQKSKPLNEQRPLIQCEYSHAMGNSSGNLADYWELFRSERLMQGGCIWDWVDQGLRQQKDTDRGSVEFWAYGGDFGDKPNDDNFCCNGIVDADRVPNPQAAEVFKVYQNVHVSLPKQATSVVSGQFDVQVFNESNFIDLSHLEPVVSLRKSGVVIEELTAVAPAVGPQQTETMNVKLNIPATDEELHCRIEWRLTEDTEWAKRGHVVAWDQFKISGNSVAPKPKLGSGEIARTDAATTLSGNESIYRFDNATGQLTSWKHRGTEMLVAPMHLNFWRPPTDNDKGNKMPSNSGVWKSAGENTSAKLVSADVQDGTPTVRYALSIPAGKTTGELAYRLTESGGLAVSVIVDPKGQLPELPRIGMQCQIATNLDSCRWFGNGPEESYSDRKSGVWVGVFERPTAELVYEYAEPQESGNRTDVRWMEWTPDSGPGVRVSAIGDSLLQASAYPCLMSDLETHKHAYQIPKRDLFTVNVDYLQRGLAGDNSWGALPHEQYRIKANGSYQYEFQLEATE from the coding sequence ATGACAAAACTTAGAGTTTTTCCTTTTGCTGTCCTCGCTCTGATCGGGACCGTCTGTTTGGCCAATGACTGGGAAAACCCATCGGTCTTTCGTGTCAACAAAATGAAATCGCACGCAGTAAAGATGCCGTTTCCGACTCGTGGTTCAGCCATCGCAACTCAGCGTCTCGAATCGCCATGGTGTCAACTGCTCAACGGTGATTGGAAATTCAACTGGGTGAACCACCCTGACAAACGGCCAATGGGTTTCTTTGAACAAGATTTCAACGACGCGGACTGGGACTCGATCAAAGTTCCGTCCAATGTCGAGCTGCTGGGTTATGGTACCCCGATCTACACAAATATGACGTACCCATTTCAAAAGTCGCCGCCGCGATTGATGGATACTCCACCCGAGGACTTTACGACGTTCACCGAACGAAATCCTGTTTCCAGCTATCGTCGCACCTTTGACTTGCCGGCATCGTGGGAAGGACGACAAACCCACCTGACTTTCAACGGTGTCGAATCGGCTTTCTACCTCTGGGTAAACGGACAGAAAGTCGGCTATTCACAAGACTCTCGAACGCCGGCCGAGTTCGATATAACGAAGTTCGTCCAACCTGGCAAAAACCTGATCGCGGTCGAAGTCTATCGTTACAGTGATGGATCATATTTGGAGGATCAAGATTTTTGGCGTCTGTCGGGAATCTTTCGCGATGTGTATCTGACATCCCTTGCGGCGATCGATCTTGCTGACCTGACGGTTGTTGCTTCTTTGGCCGACGACTACAAAACAGGGACCCTCGACGTCAACGCCTTGATTGCCAATTACAGCAAGAAGGCATCGGAATTGAAGGTCGTCGTCGAGATTCTTGAAGGGGGCAAAGGCAATCCTGATGCTACATCGCTCTTCACCAAGTCAATCGATGTTTCGGCGACCACCGGAACGAGCAACGCTTCGCTGTCGCTAAAGTCGCTTCCGTTCGAGGTCAAACCTTGGAGTGCCGAAGATCCGCAGCTCTACACGCTGCTGGTCACGTGCCAGGAATTTGCCGGAAAGCCGATCTCGCACTATGCCCAGAACATTGGGTTCAAACGATCCGAGATCAAAGAAGGCCAACTTCAAATCAACGGACAAGCGATTCTTGTCAAAGGCGTTAATCGCCACGATCACGATCCCGATACCGGGCATTATGTTCCCGAGGAAATGATGCGACGGGACATCACGCTGATGAAGCAAATGAACATCAACACGGTGCGAACATCACACTATCCGAACGATCCGCGTTTCTACGAACTGTGCGATGAAATCGGACTTTATGTGATCTGCGAAGCAAACATCGAATCGCACGGGATGCACTATGGCAAAGAATCACTCGCCAAGGATCCAACCTGGCAAGCTGCACACTTGGACCGAGTCAAAAACATGGTCGGTGCATTCAAGAACCATGCATCGATCATCGTTTGGTCGATGGGAAATGAAGCGGGTGATGGAGTCAATTTCCAAGCCTGTTCTAAGTGGTTGCATGAAGACGCGGCAGTCAAATATCCCGTGCACTACGAACAAGGCAAAGAGGCGTCGCACGTGGACATGTTCACGCCGATGTACGCGACCATGCAGCGATGCCGGGAATACTGTCGCGAACAAAAATCGAAACCGCTCAACGAACAACGTCCCCTGATTCAGTGCGAATACTCACACGCGATGGGCAACTCATCCGGCAACCTTGCTGACTACTGGGAGTTGTTTCGCAGTGAGCGGTTGATGCAGGGCGGATGCATTTGGGACTGGGTCGACCAAGGACTGCGTCAGCAGAAAGACACAGACCGAGGTTCTGTTGAATTCTGGGCCTATGGCGGCGATTTCGGCGATAAACCCAACGACGACAATTTTTGCTGTAACGGAATTGTGGATGCCGACCGAGTGCCCAATCCACAAGCGGCCGAAGTCTTCAAAGTCTACCAGAACGTTCACGTTAGTTTACCGAAGCAAGCGACTTCGGTTGTCTCGGGACAATTTGACGTCCAGGTCTTCAACGAGTCGAACTTCATCGACTTGTCGCACCTCGAGCCCGTGGTGTCGCTGCGGAAATCGGGTGTCGTTATCGAAGAGTTGACCGCAGTCGCGCCTGCTGTTGGTCCGCAACAGACAGAGACCATGAACGTCAAACTGAACATACCTGCAACGGACGAAGAACTGCATTGCCGAATCGAATGGCGATTGACCGAAGACACCGAATGGGCGAAACGCGGTCACGTTGTGGCTTGGGATCAGTTCAAGATCTCGGGCAATTCGGTCGCGCCTAAACCGAAATTGGGCAGTGGTGAGATTGCAAGAACAGACGCTGCGACGACTCTTTCCGGCAACGAGTCGATCTACCGGTTTGATAACGCAACCGGACAACTGACCAGCTGGAAACATCGCGGGACCGAGATGCTGGTTGCGCCGATGCACCTGAATTTTTGGCGTCCGCCAACTGACAATGACAAGGGCAACAAGATGCCCAGTAACAGCGGGGTCTGGAAATCGGCGGGCGAGAACACGAGCGCGAAGCTGGTATCGGCCGACGTGCAGGACGGAACTCCAACCGTGCGATATGCCTTGAGCATTCCGGCCGGAAAGACAACCGGGGAACTTGCATACCGATTGACCGAATCCGGTGGATTGGCAGTTTCAGTCATTGTCGATCCGAAGGGCCAGTTGCCAGAGCTTCCTCGCATCGGAATGCAGTGTCAGATTGCAACGAACTTGGATTCCTGTCGTTGGTTCGGCAATGGCCCCGAAGAGTCATACAGCGACCGCAAATCAGGAGTTTGGGTAGGCGTTTTCGAGCGGCCCACAGCTGAATTGGTCTATGAATACGCAGAGCCACAAGAGTCGGGCAATCGCACGGACGTCCGCTGGATGGAGTGGACACCGGATTCTGGACCAGGTGTGCGAGTTTCAGCGATCGGTGATTCGCTGCTACAAGCCAGCGCCTACCCATGTTTGATGTCGGATCTCGAGACGCACAAGCATGCGTATCAGATTCCAAAGCGAGACCTGTTCACCGTGAACGTTGACTATCTGCAACGAGGTCTCGCGGGCGATAATTCTTGGGGAGCCCTTCCGCACGAACAGTATCGCATCAAGGCAAACGGTAGCTATCAGTACGAGTTTCAACTGGAAGCGACCGAATGA
- a CDS encoding sulfatase-like hydrolase/transferase, whose protein sequence is MMRGLTCRFFLSLVVLQTGFTAAMADERDPSRPPNVILILADDLAVGDLGGGDGSPSRTMHLDRLAEQSVRFNQAYSASCVCAPARAALLTGRYPHRTGVVTLNMNTYPVMTRLRRDEETMPELLRRAGYVTGLIGKWHVGLGDGFHPLDRGFDEYEGFSGSSDVGYYEYAFDVQGKVRRVADRYLTDDLNDRAIEFVRRHRDQRFFLHLAHYAPHRPLQAPAEIIQKYSDHGFDESTSTIYAMIEVMDHGIGRLLEELDELDLAKETVIVFASDNGPDPLTGVRFNHHLRGTKYQVDEGGIRVPLFVRWPGVFAAGERNQQVHFVDLLPTLLDFTRTDTVTTANPLDGKSFARVLRDPSADFSPTRFWQWNRGRPNYTHNAAVREGKFKLVRPFVTRGSKIQDSTLPAELYDLDSDPTESTNIAAEHPDLVQQLGGKLQRWADDVEKERVRPESEKRRDDLPLKIR, encoded by the coding sequence ATGATGCGTGGTTTGACGTGCCGGTTTTTTTTAAGTCTTGTCGTTCTGCAGACGGGGTTCACGGCGGCGATGGCCGACGAGCGTGATCCGTCAAGGCCGCCCAATGTGATTTTGATTTTGGCAGATGATCTTGCCGTCGGTGACTTAGGCGGTGGAGACGGCAGTCCGTCGAGGACGATGCATTTGGATCGTCTGGCTGAGCAAAGTGTGCGTTTCAATCAGGCCTACAGCGCCTCATGTGTCTGTGCACCGGCGCGTGCGGCTCTATTGACCGGTCGGTACCCGCATCGCACGGGCGTAGTAACGTTAAACATGAACACGTATCCGGTGATGACTCGCCTCCGCCGCGATGAAGAGACCATGCCCGAACTGCTGCGTCGGGCAGGTTATGTGACTGGGTTGATCGGGAAGTGGCACGTCGGTTTGGGAGACGGCTTCCACCCGCTCGATCGTGGCTTTGACGAATACGAAGGTTTCAGTGGGTCGAGCGACGTCGGTTACTATGAGTATGCGTTTGATGTCCAAGGTAAAGTTCGGCGTGTCGCTGATCGATACTTGACCGACGATTTGAACGATCGAGCAATCGAGTTTGTAAGGCGCCATCGAGACCAGCGGTTCTTTCTGCATTTAGCGCACTACGCACCGCATCGGCCGCTGCAAGCGCCAGCCGAAATCATCCAGAAATATTCTGATCATGGGTTCGACGAATCGACATCGACGATCTACGCGATGATCGAAGTGATGGACCACGGGATTGGAAGGTTGCTAGAAGAGCTTGATGAGTTAGACCTTGCCAAGGAAACGGTGATTGTGTTTGCCAGCGACAACGGTCCGGACCCACTGACTGGTGTACGATTCAACCACCATCTACGAGGCACCAAATACCAAGTCGATGAGGGTGGGATTCGTGTGCCTCTGTTTGTTCGCTGGCCAGGTGTGTTTGCCGCTGGCGAGCGAAATCAACAGGTTCACTTTGTTGATCTGCTACCAACGCTTCTGGACTTCACCAGAACCGATACTGTCACGACTGCAAACCCGCTGGACGGAAAGAGTTTCGCACGAGTGCTTCGTGATCCGTCTGCTGACTTTTCGCCGACGCGTTTCTGGCAATGGAATCGAGGTCGGCCAAATTACACTCACAATGCTGCCGTTCGCGAAGGCAAGTTCAAACTGGTTCGCCCCTTTGTCACGCGAGGCAGCAAGATTCAAGATTCGACATTGCCAGCGGAACTCTATGATTTAGATTCGGATCCAACCGAGTCAACGAACATCGCTGCTGAACATCCTGATCTGGTGCAGCAGCTCGGCGGCAAACTGCAACGGTGGGCCGATGATGTGGAGAAGGAACGAGTTCGGCCTGAATCAGAAAAACGTCGCGATGATTTGCCGTTAAAGATTCGTTAG
- a CDS encoding sodium:solute symporter: MVFFNGVDWAVLIGYFVAIMSLGLFFWRRNNSADEFTAGGRTLPGWLCGLSIFATYLSSISYLALPGKAFVDNWNAFMYSLALPFAALIAVRFFVPLYRKSGEISAYSLLETRFGLWARIYASSFYLLYQIARIGVVMYLMALPMAVLFGWDIRTVILFTGAIVTAYSFVGGIVAVIWADAIQAVVLLAGALLALGIMLWGMPGGPSEVIAVANESGKFSLGSTSLFDVSEPTVWVVLAFGLFDNLRNFGIDQSYIQRYIASSSDREAAKSVWLGSMLYVPVSALFLFIGSSLFAFYESHPADTQEVRIIVAEQKLMQAGISFDAADYQQRLQETAAKLTSKDLGDRVFPHFIAAHLPQGARGLLIAAVFAAAMSTVSTSLNSSATLVMSDFYKRLYRPLSNDQQDVRVLRFATIGWGAMGTMMALALVRLTESALDVWWLLSGVLGAGIIGLFLLGLMVPAIRSKRSIWVLAFGMLVIGWMAVSKSDYWPESLDQFTSPFHTFLVIVIGPLAMILAGWLIADRRSSA; encoded by the coding sequence GTGGTGTTTTTTAACGGTGTCGACTGGGCGGTTCTGATTGGCTATTTCGTTGCCATCATGTCGTTGGGCTTATTCTTTTGGCGACGAAACAATTCGGCCGACGAATTCACCGCGGGTGGCAGGACCCTGCCGGGATGGTTATGCGGCTTGTCAATTTTTGCGACCTACCTGAGCAGTATCAGTTATCTGGCGCTGCCGGGGAAAGCGTTTGTCGACAATTGGAACGCATTCATGTATTCGCTCGCGCTGCCGTTTGCAGCATTGATTGCGGTTCGGTTTTTTGTGCCGTTGTATCGCAAATCAGGTGAGATATCGGCCTATTCGTTGCTAGAAACGCGATTCGGTTTATGGGCGCGAATCTACGCGAGCAGCTTTTACTTGCTGTATCAGATCGCTCGCATCGGTGTCGTGATGTACCTGATGGCGTTGCCGATGGCGGTACTGTTCGGATGGGACATTCGCACCGTGATTCTGTTCACCGGTGCGATCGTCACGGCTTATTCCTTTGTGGGCGGGATCGTGGCGGTGATTTGGGCAGACGCGATTCAGGCGGTCGTGTTGTTGGCGGGAGCCTTGCTTGCGTTAGGAATCATGTTGTGGGGAATGCCTGGTGGTCCTTCGGAAGTGATTGCGGTAGCCAACGAGAGCGGCAAGTTCTCGCTGGGCAGCACGTCTTTGTTTGACGTGTCAGAGCCAACCGTCTGGGTCGTACTCGCGTTCGGCTTGTTCGATAACCTGCGTAACTTTGGCATCGATCAGAGTTACATTCAACGCTACATCGCCTCGAGCAGCGACCGCGAAGCAGCGAAAAGTGTTTGGTTGGGATCGATGTTGTATGTTCCCGTCAGTGCTCTGTTCTTGTTCATCGGATCATCGCTGTTTGCGTTTTACGAGAGCCATCCTGCGGATACGCAGGAGGTTCGAATCATTGTTGCCGAGCAGAAGTTGATGCAGGCAGGCATTTCGTTTGATGCGGCAGACTATCAACAGCGACTTCAGGAAACCGCCGCAAAACTGACTTCCAAAGATTTGGGCGACCGAGTGTTCCCCCATTTCATCGCGGCGCATCTGCCACAAGGTGCACGTGGTCTGCTGATTGCTGCCGTCTTCGCGGCGGCGATGAGCACGGTTTCGACGTCGCTCAACTCGTCGGCCACTTTGGTGATGAGTGATTTCTACAAGCGGTTGTATCGTCCGTTGTCAAACGATCAACAGGATGTTCGCGTGCTTCGTTTTGCGACCATTGGTTGGGGAGCGATGGGGACGATGATGGCGCTAGCGCTGGTGCGTTTGACCGAAAGCGCACTTGATGTTTGGTGGTTGCTGTCGGGCGTTTTGGGCGCCGGGATCATTGGATTGTTCCTGCTCGGGTTGATGGTTCCTGCGATCCGAAGCAAGCGTTCAATCTGGGTGCTTGCGTTCGGGATGCTGGTGATCGGATGGATGGCTGTTTCAAAGAGCGACTACTGGCCCGAATCGCTCGATCAGTTCACCAGCCCATTTCACACTTTCTTGGTGATCGTGATTGGACCTTTGGCAATGATCCTCGCTGGCTGGCTAATTGCCGATCGAAGGAGCAGTGCATGA
- a CDS encoding XylR family transcriptional regulator, translated as MRRRVALIIETSSIYGRDLLSGIVRFMRMHDDWSVFLEQRDLTKKPPSWIATWKGDGVISRATTPALVAAVQATQVPLVELTDRQDGITLPCIRSDDAAIGRMAADHLLERGFRRFGFCGFRGEAWSHRREKAFAQAVHEAGCSCDIYNSRWYGRSARSWEDEQQHLVSWLKTFARPFGIMTCSDIRGTQVLDACSTAGLSVPEEAAVVGVDNDELLCRICAPPLSSVIPNAEGIGYRAAELLTEMMDSGNATVFDYQLEPLGVATRQSTDVVAIDDPAVAAAVKLIRENACRGITVDEVTANASVSRSTLERQLRKYLGRSPQEEIRFVQVKRVRELLLTTDLSIEKISFLCGFDHPEYLHVVFKRVLGITPGQFRQQVKPTSSVTK; from the coding sequence ATGAGACGACGCGTTGCACTCATTATCGAAACCTCCAGTATTTACGGACGGGACCTGCTTTCGGGCATTGTTCGGTTCATGCGAATGCATGATGACTGGTCCGTTTTTCTTGAGCAGCGTGATCTGACGAAGAAACCACCATCTTGGATCGCAACTTGGAAAGGTGACGGAGTCATTTCTCGCGCGACGACTCCCGCATTGGTGGCCGCCGTACAAGCCACGCAGGTTCCGCTTGTCGAGTTGACTGATCGCCAAGACGGTATCACGTTACCCTGTATTCGCTCCGACGACGCGGCGATCGGACGCATGGCAGCCGACCATTTATTGGAACGCGGATTTCGACGTTTCGGATTCTGTGGCTTTCGTGGTGAAGCGTGGTCACACCGAAGGGAAAAGGCATTCGCACAAGCGGTACATGAGGCGGGCTGTTCCTGCGATATCTACAACTCGCGATGGTACGGTCGATCCGCTCGCAGTTGGGAAGACGAACAACAGCATCTCGTTAGCTGGTTGAAAACCTTTGCTCGTCCATTTGGCATCATGACTTGCAGCGATATTCGCGGCACGCAGGTACTCGACGCGTGCTCAACGGCTGGATTGTCTGTTCCAGAAGAAGCCGCTGTAGTCGGCGTCGACAATGACGAGTTGCTCTGTCGTATCTGTGCGCCACCGCTTTCAAGCGTCATCCCGAACGCCGAAGGTATTGGATATCGAGCGGCCGAGTTGTTGACCGAAATGATGGACAGCGGAAATGCAACCGTGTTTGATTACCAACTTGAACCGCTTGGCGTAGCCACCCGTCAATCAACGGATGTGGTTGCCATTGATGATCCAGCCGTCGCGGCGGCCGTGAAGCTCATTCGTGAAAATGCCTGCCGAGGGATCACCGTGGACGAAGTGACCGCGAACGCTAGTGTGTCACGGAGCACGCTGGAGCGTCAGCTGAGAAAATATCTCGGACGTTCGCCTCAAGAGGAAATACGGTTTGTCCAAGTCAAACGGGTTCGCGAGTTGCTTCTGACCACCGATCTGTCGATCGAAAAGATCTCCTTTCTCTGCGGTTTTGACCACCCGGAATACCTGCACGTTGTTTTCAAACGCGTTCTGGGCATCACACCAGGACAATTTAGGCAGCAGGTTAAACCGACTTCCAGCGTGACAAAATAG
- a CDS encoding sialate O-acetylesterase family protein, whose amino-acid sequence MIRTAAILAFALVFLTNKSASSQDRSKRMPREDVIDIPAISNGLCVSNVFQTNMVLQRDKPMVIWGWAKPGEQVTVEFGGAKQVGIAAEDRSWKVELPAMEARSLPGEMKVTGETQTLTLDNILVGDVWVLGGQSNMEFPLDRIENGQLEIVSANYTNIRILTVPAANGFEDRKGFPRLHEWSQWFGRHYRKGDWDVCSPEIARELSAIGYVFARRIHMATQVPIGVVDASRGGTTVETWIPDAVLRQVETEQVTDLLARWDKQVADWDAKADLDSRIENYRSKVARVEKEGKQMPSNETVPTDLRPGPALDHNRPGNCYASMISPIAGLQIKGAIFHQGYNNCFDGTPGAVMYRQLFPKMITAWRAAFNDPQLPFGILSLCTEGPVQTLDNFSEMMSNAGPFIREAQYKTFLDFYQAGDQNIGFTSTYDLRRRWYHPQQKIPAGERISRWALATQYGFSNSIRWKPPIVVDMKVDDGRIVLRLDEPASAIDDGGPILGFAIAGEDRRFHPAEATHLVIGKDDRGKPKSDTTSLVLSSSMVPSPVHYRYAWARSPLGNLQADRITDIPFATQRSDDWPLESIPMGIFNEIPEKLDRKQKQQIQAALRQQDLDRRKHEAKVLLNANAEK is encoded by the coding sequence ATGATTCGAACCGCAGCCATTCTTGCTTTTGCACTGGTCTTCTTGACGAATAAATCGGCGTCATCGCAAGACAGGTCGAAACGGATGCCTCGCGAAGACGTCATCGACATCCCAGCGATCAGCAATGGCCTTTGTGTTAGCAACGTCTTTCAAACCAATATGGTTCTGCAGAGAGACAAGCCAATGGTCATTTGGGGATGGGCCAAACCCGGTGAACAGGTCACAGTTGAGTTCGGCGGAGCAAAACAAGTCGGAATTGCCGCCGAGGACCGATCATGGAAAGTTGAACTGCCGGCGATGGAAGCCAGATCTTTGCCTGGCGAAATGAAGGTCACCGGCGAGACGCAGACTCTAACGCTTGACAATATTCTTGTCGGCGACGTCTGGGTGCTTGGTGGCCAGAGCAACATGGAATTTCCGTTGGACCGAATCGAAAATGGCCAACTTGAAATTGTTTCAGCGAACTACACAAACATCCGAATCCTAACGGTTCCTGCAGCGAACGGTTTCGAAGATCGAAAGGGATTTCCGCGACTGCATGAATGGAGCCAATGGTTCGGCCGCCACTACCGCAAAGGCGATTGGGACGTTTGCTCGCCCGAAATCGCACGAGAATTGTCTGCGATCGGATACGTTTTCGCACGCCGCATCCACATGGCAACTCAAGTTCCCATCGGGGTCGTCGATGCGTCGCGAGGTGGAACCACGGTGGAAACTTGGATACCCGACGCGGTGTTGCGACAAGTGGAAACCGAGCAAGTCACAGACCTACTTGCCCGGTGGGACAAGCAGGTTGCCGACTGGGATGCGAAAGCTGACCTCGATAGTCGCATCGAAAACTATCGCAGCAAAGTCGCTCGTGTTGAAAAGGAAGGCAAGCAAATGCCTTCCAACGAAACCGTGCCAACTGATTTACGTCCTGGCCCCGCACTCGACCACAACCGGCCCGGCAACTGTTACGCCAGCATGATATCGCCTATCGCTGGATTGCAAATTAAAGGTGCAATCTTTCACCAGGGATACAACAACTGCTTTGACGGTACTCCGGGTGCGGTGATGTATCGGCAACTATTTCCGAAAATGATCACTGCTTGGCGTGCCGCATTTAACGATCCTCAGTTGCCGTTCGGAATCCTATCGCTGTGTACGGAAGGCCCCGTCCAGACGCTCGACAATTTCTCTGAAATGATGTCGAATGCGGGGCCCTTCATTCGCGAAGCCCAGTACAAGACTTTCCTGGATTTCTATCAAGCCGGTGACCAGAACATTGGCTTCACCAGCACCTACGATCTGCGGCGCCGTTGGTATCACCCCCAGCAAAAGATCCCAGCGGGCGAGCGAATCTCGCGATGGGCATTGGCGACACAGTATGGATTTTCCAATTCGATTCGCTGGAAGCCTCCAATCGTTGTCGATATGAAGGTCGATGATGGACGAATCGTTTTGCGGCTTGATGAACCAGCCAGCGCGATTGACGACGGTGGACCAATCCTAGGCTTTGCGATCGCGGGCGAGGATCGCAGGTTCCATCCCGCCGAAGCAACGCATCTCGTCATAGGCAAAGACGATCGCGGTAAGCCAAAGTCTGACACGACCTCGTTGGTTCTAAGCAGCTCTATGGTGCCAAGTCCGGTTCACTATCGGTACGCATGGGCGCGCAGTCCACTAGGCAATTTGCAAGCGGACCGAATCACAGACATCCCCTTCGCGACCCAGCGCAGCGACGACTGGCCGCTCGAATCCATACCGATGGGAATTTTTAACGAGATTCCTGAAAAGCTTGATCGAAAACAGAAGCAACAAATTCAAGCAGCACTCCGGCAACAAGACCTTGATCGTCGAAAGCACGAAGCCAAGGTCCTGCTAAATGCAAATGCCGAAAAGTAG